The Candidatus Caldatribacterium sp. genome window below encodes:
- a CDS encoding alpha/beta fold hydrolase yields MTGKIGILLALAFLFFLSPKAFGKSESLALTYLEKIKGGLYEEAWAMEDATMQSLLSPKALKDMWEGMTRDLGGFKGLALQRVEERDPYTLVFIVSSFERATLLAQVTVDKSGKIAGLFFLPYTFSEYSPPPYAPQEFVEREVVFGRPPFELPGTLTLPKGEGPFPCVLLVHGSGPNDRDETVGACKPFRDLALGLAGKGIAVFRYDKRTYVHAQEIGKILPRFTVEEEVIEDALEALEFLRKIPEIDPERVFLLGHSLGGWLAPEIALRDGKVRGVILLAAPARPLHELVPEQAEYLFRRDGKLEAREVQELQEIQKIVELLRTRALKEDEPVPYLGGYARYHYSLMDLKPLESARKLSCPILVVQGGRDYQVREKDFLLWKEALRAHPRASFKLYPACNHLFVPGEGPSVPEEYAKPGHVDAGLIEDLARWIQKWCSQG; encoded by the coding sequence ATGACTGGAAAAATCGGCATCCTCCTTGCCCTTGCGTTCCTTTTCTTTCTCTCTCCTAAAGCCTTTGGGAAGTCTGAATCCCTTGCCCTGACGTACCTTGAGAAAATCAAGGGAGGCCTCTACGAGGAGGCCTGGGCGATGGAGGATGCGACGATGCAGTCCCTCCTCTCCCCCAAGGCCCTAAAGGACATGTGGGAGGGGATGACAAGAGACCTTGGGGGCTTCAAGGGTCTTGCGCTCCAGAGGGTGGAGGAGAGGGACCCGTACACCCTGGTTTTCATCGTCTCTTCCTTTGAGAGAGCCACCCTCCTTGCCCAGGTTACAGTCGACAAAAGCGGTAAAATTGCCGGCCTCTTCTTTCTCCCCTACACCTTTTCAGAGTACTCTCCTCCCCCGTACGCTCCCCAGGAGTTCGTGGAACGCGAAGTTGTCTTCGGCCGCCCTCCTTTTGAGCTCCCCGGGACTCTCACCCTCCCCAAAGGGGAAGGTCCCTTTCCCTGCGTCCTTCTTGTCCACGGCTCGGGCCCCAACGACCGGGATGAAACGGTGGGGGCCTGCAAGCCCTTCCGGGATCTTGCCCTTGGCCTTGCGGGGAAGGGCATTGCGGTTTTCCGGTACGATAAGCGAACCTACGTCCACGCCCAGGAGATTGGGAAAATCCTCCCCCGCTTCACCGTGGAGGAAGAGGTTATCGAGGACGCCTTAGAGGCCCTGGAATTCCTGCGGAAGATTCCTGAAATCGACCCTGAGCGGGTTTTCCTTCTCGGCCACAGCTTAGGAGGATGGCTTGCTCCCGAGATTGCCCTCCGGGACGGGAAGGTCCGGGGTGTCATTCTCCTTGCGGCACCGGCTCGACCGTTACATGAGCTTGTTCCCGAGCAGGCGGAGTACCTCTTCCGCCGCGATGGGAAACTGGAAGCCCGAGAGGTACAGGAGTTACAGGAAATCCAAAAGATCGTTGAGCTTCTTCGCACGAGAGCCTTAAAGGAAGACGAGCCCGTTCCCTACCTTGGCGGGTACGCCCGGTACCACTACAGCCTCATGGACCTCAAGCCCCTTGAGAGCGCCCGGAAACTCTCCTGTCCCATCCTTGTCGTCCAGGGAGGCCGGGATTACCAGGTTCGGGAGAAAGACTTCCTCCTCTGGAAGGAGGCGCTCCGCGCTCATCCCAGGGCGAGCTTCAAGCTCTACCCTGCCTGCAACCACCTCTTTGTCCCGGGAGAAGGTCCCTCGGTACCTGAGGAGTACGCAAAGCCCGGGCACGTTGACGCGGGTCTCATCGAGGACCTCGCCCGGTGGATTCAAAAGTGGTGTTCTCAGGGTTAG